In a single window of the Hydrogenobaculum sp. 3684 genome:
- a CDS encoding YifB family Mg chelatase-like AAA ATPase, which translates to MFFEIISGGLVGIEGIKVTVEIDVSNGLPSFNIVGLPDAAIKESKERVRSSLINKGFGFPPKRITINLSPSNLKKQGTFYDLPIAVGILSYLDVINKENVKNYAFLGELSLDGVIKPINGVLPMALTLKEIGIKNIVVPIENAQEISFLEDINVYSPKDIVELVNFINQDIAISPIKHKQETKEEDYLDMIDIIGQSMAKKACAIAAAGFHNMLLIGPPGSGKSMLAKRLPGIMPPLDEEESLEVSKIYSVAGLLKNSLIKQRPFASPHASASEASLIGGGSTPRPGAVSLAHKGVLFLDEMPEFNRKVLEALRQPLEDKEVTISRVHGSIKFPASFLLVGAMNPCPCGYYKSNLKACKCTPNQIKQYQSKISGPLLDRIDLFVSVEALKEHELINRKKEVSSKDLKDMVLRAFDIMTKRFKNSKTKFNSEMTEEEIDMYCILDEPAKKVLSAAITNLNLTGRSYTRLLKVSRTIADMNNSGYIKPEHVSLALQFRPNTSGILL; encoded by the coding sequence ATGTTTTTTGAGATAATTAGCGGTGGACTTGTTGGGATAGAGGGAATAAAGGTAACAGTAGAAATAGATGTATCAAATGGATTGCCAAGCTTTAACATAGTAGGACTACCAGACGCAGCTATAAAAGAATCTAAGGAAAGGGTAAGATCAAGTCTAATAAACAAAGGTTTTGGTTTTCCTCCAAAAAGGATAACGATAAATTTATCGCCTTCTAATCTAAAAAAACAAGGTACATTTTACGATCTTCCAATAGCGGTTGGCATTCTTAGTTACCTTGACGTAATAAATAAAGAAAATGTGAAAAATTATGCTTTTTTAGGAGAGCTTTCTTTGGACGGGGTTATAAAACCGATAAACGGTGTGCTTCCTATGGCATTGACCCTTAAAGAAATAGGTATAAAAAATATAGTGGTACCTATAGAAAACGCTCAAGAGATTTCTTTTTTAGAAGATATAAACGTATATTCTCCAAAAGATATTGTAGAGCTAGTGAACTTCATAAATCAAGACATAGCTATAAGCCCTATAAAACATAAACAAGAAACTAAAGAAGAAGATTATCTTGATATGATTGATATAATAGGTCAGAGTATGGCAAAAAAAGCTTGTGCTATAGCGGCGGCTGGTTTTCACAACATGCTTTTAATAGGACCACCAGGCAGTGGAAAATCTATGCTAGCAAAAAGACTTCCAGGTATTATGCCGCCCTTGGATGAAGAGGAGTCTTTAGAAGTATCAAAAATATACAGTGTAGCTGGGCTTTTAAAAAACTCACTTATAAAACAAAGGCCTTTTGCGTCACCACATGCAAGCGCATCTGAAGCGTCATTGATAGGTGGAGGAAGCACTCCAAGGCCAGGTGCAGTATCTTTAGCTCACAAAGGTGTTTTGTTTTTGGACGAGATGCCTGAATTTAACAGAAAAGTTTTAGAAGCCCTAAGACAACCTTTAGAGGATAAAGAAGTTACCATATCAAGAGTGCACGGTAGTATAAAATTTCCCGCTTCTTTTCTTTTGGTGGGTGCTATGAATCCATGTCCTTGTGGATATTATAAAAGCAATTTAAAAGCTTGCAAATGCACACCTAATCAAATAAAGCAATATCAATCAAAGATATCTGGTCCTTTGTTGGATAGGATAGATTTGTTTGTAAGTGTAGAAGCTCTAAAAGAGCATGAACTTATAAACCGAAAGAAAGAAGTATCTTCAAAAGATTTAAAAGATATGGTTTTAAGGGCTTTTGATATTATGACAAAGCGATTTAAGAATTCAAAAACGAAGTTTAACTCAGAAATGACCGAAGAAGAGATAGATATGTATTGTATACTGGATGAGCCTGCAAAGAAAGTTTTAAGTGCCGCTATAACAAACTTAAACCTTACCGGAAGATCTTATACAAGGCTTTTAAAAGTATCTAGGACTATAGCAGATATGAATAATTCAGGATATATAAAACCAGAGCATGTAAGCTTAGCTCTTCAATTTAGACCCAACACCAGCGGTATCTTACTCTAA
- a CDS encoding mannose-1-phosphate guanylyltransferase/mannose-6-phosphate isomerase: MDITAVILCGGSGTRLWPLSRANYPKQFLRLFSEYSLFQEAVLRVKDIVKEILIVTSDSYYWIVENHLEEINIKANIIIEPVPKNTAPAIALATYHTKDNDSLLIIPSDHRIENKERFQEYIKNTYPYTKTHIITFGISPTHPETGYGYIKLGDTLSKENNIYKIEKFVEKPSKELAQEYINSGEYLWNSGLFFADKDLLINEFKKIDSALYDISTKGDLESFKKAKALSFDYAIMEHTKKGACAKLDIKWSDVGSWLSVYEELKKDENNNAILGENYISINSDNNLIISNKRFVGALGLKNLIIVDTEDATLIADKNNSQDVKKIVDILKAKNDKRAEESLISYKPYGYYVLLEEGKNFKIRKLLLKPKKHISKQMHHHRTEHWIVLRGTAKVLIADKEYFFHENESFFVPKSTWHYIENPGIIDLEMLEVQSGEYLEEDDTVRENVF, encoded by the coding sequence ATGGATATTACCGCTGTCATACTATGCGGGGGCTCTGGTACTAGGCTTTGGCCTTTATCTAGGGCCAACTATCCAAAGCAATTTTTGAGGCTTTTCTCAGAGTATTCTTTGTTCCAAGAGGCTGTTTTAAGAGTAAAAGATATAGTAAAAGAGATACTTATAGTAACCTCTGACAGTTATTATTGGATAGTGGAAAACCATTTGGAAGAGATAAACATAAAAGCAAATATAATTATAGAGCCAGTTCCAAAAAACACAGCTCCTGCTATAGCTTTAGCCACCTATCATACAAAAGATAACGATAGTTTACTTATAATACCATCAGACCATAGAATTGAAAATAAAGAGCGTTTTCAAGAATATATAAAAAACACTTATCCATATACAAAAACTCATATAATAACCTTTGGTATAAGCCCAACGCACCCAGAAACTGGATATGGATATATAAAATTAGGAGATACACTTTCAAAAGAAAACAATATATATAAGATAGAAAAATTTGTAGAAAAACCAAGCAAAGAGTTAGCCCAAGAATATATAAATTCTGGCGAATATCTTTGGAACAGCGGGTTGTTTTTTGCCGATAAGGACCTACTGATAAACGAGTTTAAAAAGATAGATAGCGCCCTTTATGATATATCCACAAAAGGAGATCTAGAAAGCTTTAAAAAAGCAAAGGCTTTATCGTTTGACTATGCAATTATGGAGCACACTAAAAAAGGCGCATGTGCAAAGCTTGATATAAAATGGTCTGATGTTGGCTCGTGGCTTTCTGTTTATGAAGAGTTAAAAAAAGATGAAAACAACAATGCTATTTTAGGGGAAAACTATATAAGTATAAACTCTGATAACAACCTCATAATATCGAATAAAAGATTTGTAGGTGCTTTGGGACTAAAAAACTTAATAATAGTTGATACAGAAGATGCTACTTTGATAGCAGATAAAAATAACTCTCAAGATGTTAAAAAAATTGTTGATATACTAAAAGCTAAAAACGATAAAAGAGCGGAAGAATCTTTAATATCTTATAAGCCTTATGGGTATTATGTGCTTCTAGAAGAGGGAAAAAATTTCAAGATAAGAAAGCTTTTGTTAAAACCAAAAAAACATATATCTAAGCAAATGCACCATCACAGAACAGAGCATTGGATCGTCTTAAGGGGTACGGCCAAAGTCCTTATAGCCGATAAAGAATATTTTTTTCATGAAAACGAAAGCTTTTTTGTACCCAAATCCACATGGCATTATATTGAAAATCCAGGTATCATAGACCTTGAAATGTTAGAGGTGCAAAGCGGTGAATATTTGGAAGAAGATGACACTGTAAGAGAAAATGTTTTTTGA
- a CDS encoding bis-aminopropyl spermidine synthase family protein has protein sequence MSTANKLVELAEKAKEKGGVKLYKKNIEMVLSGLLITGNFWSIVDYADLPVPAAAGIVNTLLEEGYAFVDQNQDIRLTQKGYDLIKEYNIHPRKEYRCQACEGRGIPFYLDIELYRAFLQETKNRPKAIQDYDQGSVTPETTVSRVLFIDSRGDLQGKDIVVMGAEDDLTGLAIALSRKANSVTIIDIDKRSIDFDNEIFERLGIKNAKAFVWDLRKPLPEEMLGKFDVFITDPPETIAAFSAFIKRGISLLKDEGAVGYFGLTLRDSSIYRWREFQKILTGEIGVAITDIIQDFNNYITWDYHKETKAYELAPVKKDPEGIWYRSAWYRIEALPGFSRWNGVISDEDLYLDEEGSTT, from the coding sequence TTGAGTACTGCAAACAAGCTTGTAGAATTGGCAGAGAAAGCCAAAGAGAAAGGCGGAGTAAAGTTGTATAAGAAAAATATAGAAATGGTGTTGTCTGGGCTTTTGATAACGGGAAACTTTTGGAGCATAGTAGACTATGCAGATTTACCGGTACCAGCAGCCGCAGGCATTGTGAATACGCTTTTAGAAGAAGGGTATGCGTTTGTGGATCAAAACCAGGATATAAGGCTTACTCAGAAAGGATACGATCTTATCAAAGAATATAATATACATCCAAGAAAAGAATACAGATGCCAAGCTTGTGAGGGTAGGGGAATACCGTTTTATTTAGATATAGAACTTTATAGGGCATTTTTACAAGAGACAAAGAATAGACCAAAGGCTATCCAGGACTACGATCAAGGTTCAGTAACTCCAGAAACTACGGTTAGTAGGGTGCTGTTTATAGATTCAAGGGGAGACTTGCAGGGTAAAGATATAGTTGTGATGGGAGCAGAGGATGATCTGACAGGATTGGCGATAGCCCTGTCAAGAAAGGCAAACTCTGTTACTATAATAGATATAGATAAACGCTCTATAGATTTTGACAACGAGATATTTGAAAGACTTGGCATAAAAAATGCAAAAGCGTTTGTATGGGACCTAAGAAAGCCTCTTCCAGAGGAAATGCTTGGTAAATTTGACGTATTTATCACAGATCCACCAGAAACTATAGCGGCTTTTAGTGCTTTTATAAAAAGAGGTATTTCGCTTTTAAAAGATGAGGGAGCCGTAGGTTATTTTGGACTTACGCTAAGGGATTCTTCTATATACAGATGGAGAGAATTTCAAAAAATACTTACCGGAGAAATAGGAGTGGCGATAACTGATATAATTCAAGATTTTAACAACTATATTACGTGGGATTATCATAAAGAGACAAAAGCTTACGAATTGGCACCGGTAAAAAAAGACCCGGAAGGCATATGGTATCGCTCCGCTTGGTATAGGATAGAAGCACTTCCTGGTTTTTCAAGATGGAACGGTGTTATATCCGATGAAGACTTATACTTAGATGAAGAAGGATCCACTACATAG
- the uvrB gene encoding excinuclease ABC subunit UvrB, with protein sequence MSFFQLKTHLKPAGDQPKAIDKLLSNFEAGAKAQVLLGATGTGKTFTIANIIAKYKKPTLVLAHNKTLAAQLYREFKELFPDNAVEYFISYYDYYQPEAYIPEKDLYIEKDSSINDILDKYRHSATKSVIERADTIVVASVSCIYGLGSPEHYVNMRIQLLKGQKLDPLKLSRQLVEIGYERNDFSFKRGTFSVRGGDSIEIVPSHADDIVIRIEFWDNEIDSIKELDLLNRNIIREIDYTVLFPATHYVAPKPALMEAIEKIEKDLKERVEYFKSQGKEIEAQRLWQRTMYDIEMIKEIGHCKGIENYSRYFDGRKEGEPPFTLLDYMPEDFLLIVDESHVTIPQVRGMYNGDISRKQKLVDYGWRLPAALDNRPLKFDEFLRKINKVIFVSATPGDWEIEFSKGIIVEQIVRPTGLLDPEIELRPTTNQLEDLIKEILKVKARNERAIVLTTTKRLSEDVADYLTERRIKAKYLHSDLDAIERAKAIKELREGSIDVIVGVNLLREGIDMPEVSLVAILEADKEGFLRSTTSLIQTIGRVARNINGKAILYADRITESMKKAIDETNRRREIQKRYNEEHGITPKSIIKPVKELLSIEDLDYVKVPDSIPKGIKTEKDLIERLNKLEKMMWEASKKWEFEKAAKIRDEINELKKVAGLF encoded by the coding sequence ATGAGTTTTTTCCAATTAAAAACGCATTTAAAACCAGCCGGAGACCAACCAAAAGCTATTGATAAGTTACTATCCAACTTTGAAGCCGGCGCAAAAGCCCAAGTGCTTCTTGGTGCTACAGGTACTGGTAAAACTTTCACCATAGCAAACATTATAGCCAAATACAAAAAACCAACGCTTGTATTGGCCCACAACAAAACGTTGGCAGCACAACTTTATAGAGAATTTAAAGAACTTTTTCCAGACAACGCCGTAGAGTATTTTATATCCTACTATGATTATTATCAACCTGAGGCTTACATACCAGAAAAAGACCTTTATATAGAAAAAGATTCCTCCATAAACGACATACTTGATAAATACCGTCACAGCGCCACAAAATCTGTTATTGAAAGGGCTGATACGATAGTGGTAGCCTCGGTATCCTGTATATACGGCCTTGGTTCTCCAGAACATTATGTAAATATGCGTATTCAGCTTTTAAAAGGACAAAAACTAGATCCTTTAAAATTATCACGTCAATTGGTAGAGATAGGCTATGAGAGAAACGATTTCTCTTTCAAAAGAGGAACTTTCTCTGTAAGAGGTGGGGATTCCATCGAAATAGTGCCTTCTCATGCTGATGACATTGTCATACGTATAGAGTTTTGGGACAATGAAATAGATTCCATAAAAGAGCTTGATTTACTAAATAGAAATATTATAAGAGAAATAGATTACACTGTCTTATTTCCGGCCACACACTATGTAGCCCCAAAACCAGCCCTTATGGAAGCTATAGAAAAGATAGAAAAAGACCTAAAAGAAAGAGTTGAATACTTTAAATCTCAAGGCAAGGAAATAGAGGCTCAAAGATTATGGCAAAGGACTATGTACGATATAGAGATGATAAAAGAAATTGGTCATTGCAAAGGCATAGAAAACTATTCTAGATATTTTGACGGTAGAAAGGAAGGAGAGCCTCCTTTTACACTGCTTGATTATATGCCAGAGGACTTTTTGCTTATAGTAGACGAATCTCACGTCACAATACCACAAGTAAGAGGCATGTACAACGGAGATATATCTAGAAAACAAAAGCTGGTGGATTATGGATGGAGATTGCCCGCCGCTTTAGACAATAGGCCTCTTAAGTTTGATGAGTTTTTAAGAAAAATCAATAAAGTTATATTTGTGTCAGCTACACCAGGAGATTGGGAAATAGAGTTTTCAAAAGGAATCATAGTAGAGCAAATAGTAAGACCCACTGGTCTATTGGATCCAGAGATAGAATTAAGACCAACTACAAATCAATTGGAAGATTTGATAAAAGAGATTTTAAAAGTAAAAGCCAGAAACGAGAGAGCTATAGTTTTAACCACCACAAAAAGATTATCAGAAGATGTAGCAGATTATCTCACAGAAAGGAGAATAAAAGCAAAATATCTTCACTCCGATTTAGATGCCATAGAAAGGGCAAAAGCTATAAAAGAACTTAGAGAAGGCTCAATAGACGTTATTGTTGGAGTAAACTTGCTAAGAGAAGGTATCGATATGCCTGAAGTTTCTTTGGTGGCTATATTAGAAGCCGATAAAGAAGGATTTTTAAGAAGTACCACCTCTCTTATACAAACCATAGGCAGAGTAGCAAGAAATATAAATGGCAAAGCCATACTTTACGCTGACCGCATCACAGAATCTATGAAAAAAGCCATAGATGAAACCAACAGAAGAAGAGAAATACAAAAACGTTACAACGAAGAGCACGGCATAACACCAAAATCCATTATAAAACCTGTTAAAGAGCTTTTAAGCATAGAAGACTTGGACTATGTGAAAGTACCAGATTCTATACCAAAAGGTATTAAGACAGAAAAAGACTTGATAGAACGGTTAAACAAGCTTGAAAAGATGATGTGGGAAGCTTCTAAAAAATGGGAATTTGAAAAAGCTGCAAAAATAAGAGATGAGATAAATGAACTTAAAAAAGTTGCCGGTTTGTTTTAG
- a CDS encoding HAD-IIIA family hydrolase: protein MNIKLFLSDIDGVLTDGKLYYTKNGEEIKAFNVLDGLGIKLLQSANIKFGVISGRHSEALINRLKELKIDIIYTGNHNKLDIYNKIKKDFALEDEEICYMGDDIVDIPILKRVGLSFAPSNAHDYVKGFCKYITKRQGGDGALREAIEHVLDLTGKLADILKSFDV from the coding sequence ATGAATATAAAACTGTTTTTATCAGATATTGACGGAGTTTTAACGGATGGAAAGCTTTACTACACAAAAAATGGAGAGGAGATAAAAGCTTTTAACGTATTGGACGGACTTGGTATAAAACTTCTTCAAAGCGCCAACATAAAATTCGGTGTCATATCTGGAAGGCATTCTGAAGCGTTGATAAACAGGTTAAAAGAGTTAAAGATAGACATAATATATACTGGAAATCACAACAAGCTTGATATCTACAACAAGATAAAAAAAGATTTTGCTTTAGAAGATGAAGAAATTTGTTATATGGGAGACGATATAGTGGATATTCCCATTTTAAAAAGAGTAGGTTTAAGCTTTGCCCCCTCAAACGCCCATGATTACGTAAAAGGCTTTTGTAAATATATAACAAAAAGACAAGGTGGTGATGGTGCTTTGAGAGAAGCCATAGAGCATGTTCTTGATCTAACCGGGAAGCTAGCTGACATACTAAAATCTTTTGATGTTTAA
- a CDS encoding hydroxyacid dehydrogenase, whose amino-acid sequence MKIAFCELEGWEMPYIEKFVEENNLELVCFSNETIDKVEIPDNVEILSVFIYSKITKDVIDSLPNLKLIATRSTGFDHIDVAYANSKGITVCNVPSYGEESVSEYAIMLMLALARKLRETIDNVEKGVYKTSNLRGIELAGKTLGVIGTGRIGARTALLAKCFGMDVVCYDARQNQTLIDAGIKYLDFNELLSVSDFITLHVPYLPSTHHLINMDNIKLFKKGSFLINTSRGKVVETESVIYGLKQKILAGAAIDTFESEEIVMEEHLLWNENLSAETLKKALEINYILKHPNVIITPHNAYNTKEGLHRILNTTFENIQSFLKNQPKNVVK is encoded by the coding sequence ATGAAAATAGCCTTTTGTGAATTAGAAGGTTGGGAAATGCCTTATATAGAAAAGTTTGTAGAAGAAAACAATTTGGAGCTTGTATGCTTTTCAAATGAAACGATAGACAAAGTAGAAATTCCAGATAATGTAGAAATCCTAAGCGTTTTCATATATTCTAAAATCACCAAAGACGTGATAGATAGCTTACCTAATTTAAAACTTATAGCTACTAGGTCTACGGGCTTTGACCATATAGATGTAGCTTATGCAAATTCCAAAGGAATAACAGTATGCAATGTACCGTCCTATGGTGAAGAAAGCGTATCTGAATACGCTATAATGCTTATGTTAGCTTTAGCAAGAAAACTAAGAGAAACTATAGATAACGTAGAAAAGGGCGTATACAAAACATCAAATTTAAGGGGTATTGAGCTCGCTGGCAAAACTTTAGGTGTAATTGGCACTGGTAGGATAGGTGCAAGAACAGCCCTTTTGGCGAAGTGCTTTGGTATGGACGTTGTTTGCTACGATGCAAGGCAAAACCAAACACTTATAGATGCTGGCATAAAGTATTTAGATTTTAACGAGCTTTTATCTGTTTCAGATTTTATCACATTACATGTACCTTATTTGCCATCAACTCATCATCTTATCAATATGGACAATATAAAGCTTTTCAAAAAAGGAAGTTTTCTTATAAACACATCGAGAGGTAAGGTAGTAGAAACCGAAAGCGTAATATATGGCTTAAAGCAAAAGATATTGGCTGGAGCTGCCATAGACACTTTTGAATCAGAAGAGATAGTGATGGAAGAGCATCTTTTGTGGAATGAAAACCTGTCTGCAGAAACTCTCAAAAAAGCCCTAGAGATAAATTATATTCTCAAGCATCCAAACGTTATTATAACACCGCACAACGCTTACAATACAAAGGAAGGGCTTCATAGGATATTGAACACCACCTTTGAAAATATACAATCTTTCTTGAAAAATCAGCCTAAGAATGTTGTTAAATAG
- a CDS encoding MlaD family protein, producing MKSKYFKLGLFVLLSAIAFAFMAISFSSIRYFFEKSNTYEALLDDVHGLSVGAEVRVNGVKAGRVEKISFRNGKVLVVFSVKKDIPIYKDAEVSIGTFGLMGDKYVSVEEGHSIYGELPPNSMIENIGVSSDTESLIKNLNNTAKNFSVVASNLASIISQNRDQIEGIIQNLDALTKNLNTMVAQNQETLKQTISNLDMLTYQLNLTLPQTIADIDRTAKNLAQITGQNKEDIRTLVENLKALSSTLKDQTPVLMANLNTLSQNLNNLVVENQNGVHTSIKNFAELSKSLKQSSDELNQILAKINTGQGTLGKLVNDKSLYANANNALSTFSHLGKIVNRSNLYIGGRFELFRAGQSKGILSLKFQPNNHEYYLFEIVGNSMGRVTTQYINNNPQTIYEYKPEYTLQYARIFKDPFFRPGKSYFVVRGGLKESTGAVGFDYIYNNRLTFTSDLWNFGRKDYPNTPNLKPDLQIGATYQVFGPLFVRGGITDILNSQLTGGFIGAGLMFTDNDLKYLLGAVKIP from the coding sequence GTGAAGTCAAAGTATTTTAAGCTAGGTCTTTTTGTTCTTTTAAGCGCCATAGCTTTTGCTTTCATGGCAATAAGTTTTAGCAGCATAAGGTATTTCTTTGAAAAATCAAACACATATGAGGCGCTGCTTGACGATGTACATGGTTTAAGCGTTGGGGCGGAAGTAAGGGTAAACGGCGTAAAAGCAGGTAGAGTTGAAAAGATTAGCTTTAGAAACGGTAAAGTTTTAGTGGTTTTCTCTGTAAAAAAAGATATTCCCATATATAAAGATGCCGAAGTGTCCATAGGTACTTTTGGGCTCATGGGAGATAAATACGTATCTGTAGAAGAAGGACATTCTATATACGGCGAACTTCCGCCAAACAGTATGATAGAAAATATAGGTGTTTCATCAGATACAGAATCTCTCATCAAAAATCTAAACAACACTGCAAAAAACTTTTCTGTAGTAGCCTCTAATTTAGCCAGTATAATATCTCAAAATAGGGATCAGATAGAAGGCATAATCCAAAATTTGGATGCTCTTACCAAAAACTTAAACACCATGGTAGCCCAAAACCAAGAGACATTAAAACAAACTATCTCTAACTTGGACATGCTCACTTATCAACTAAACCTTACTCTACCTCAAACTATAGCCGATATAGATAGAACCGCAAAGAATTTAGCTCAAATAACTGGGCAAAACAAAGAAGATATAAGGACTCTTGTTGAAAATTTAAAAGCACTTTCTTCTACCTTAAAAGATCAAACTCCTGTTTTGATGGCAAATTTAAATACGCTTTCTCAGAATTTGAATAACTTGGTAGTGGAAAATCAAAACGGTGTGCATACATCTATTAAAAATTTTGCTGAACTTTCTAAAAGCTTAAAACAAAGCTCCGATGAACTAAACCAAATACTTGCAAAAATAAATACTGGTCAAGGCACATTGGGTAAGCTAGTAAATGATAAAAGTTTATATGCAAATGCAAACAATGCCCTTTCTACATTCTCACATCTTGGAAAAATTGTCAATAGGTCAAACCTTTATATAGGTGGCAGATTTGAACTCTTTAGAGCTGGTCAATCAAAAGGTATACTATCTTTAAAATTTCAACCTAACAACCACGAGTACTATCTTTTTGAAATCGTCGGTAACTCAATGGGTAGAGTTACCACTCAATACATAAACAACAACCCTCAAACCATATATGAGTATAAGCCAGAATATACGTTGCAATACGCCAGAATTTTTAAAGATCCATTCTTCAGGCCAGGAAAATCTTACTTTGTAGTAAGGGGTGGTTTGAAAGAATCTACTGGAGCAGTAGGATTTGATTATATATACAACAACAGGCTTACATTCACTTCAGATTTGTGGAATTTTGGTAGAAAAGATTATCCTAACACGCCAAACCTAAAACCAGATTTACAAATAGGTGCTACATATCAAGTTTTTGGTCCACTTTTTGTAAGGGGTGGTATAACAGATATACTAAACAGTCAACTTACAGGTGGTTTTATAGGAGCTGGGCTAATGTTTACGGACAACGATTTAAAATATTTGCTTGGAGCAGTAAAAATACCTTAA